One genomic region from Sphingobacterium multivorum encodes:
- a CDS encoding helix-turn-helix domain-containing protein, translating to MQHYRTLTELHLGNRWAAPQHPLFSLVGCLSDCKLGDREFTADCYVIAFKKIKSGNLMYGRTRYDHDNGCLFFAKPRQIIEMKNLEFEEKGYMLMIHEDYLHGHELFKEIEKYSFFDYEVNEALHLSPKEEQLILELYAKIQDEYENNPDEYSREIMLSHVSSILKYAQRYYKRQFIDRAQVIGKTASRFNDQLRNYVNQGLLAKSGLPNVAFLAEQLFVSPRYLSDLLRQETGKTAMELIHIFMISEAKNLLRLGEKGVAEIAYELGFENPSYFTRLFKKQTGMKPLEFRKSQLN from the coding sequence ATGCAACACTATAGAACCCTGACAGAACTTCACCTGGGCAATCGTTGGGCAGCGCCGCAGCATCCACTCTTCAGCTTGGTCGGCTGTCTTTCCGATTGTAAGCTGGGGGATCGGGAATTTACCGCCGACTGTTATGTGATTGCATTCAAGAAAATCAAATCCGGCAATCTGATGTATGGCCGTACGCGCTACGATCACGATAACGGCTGTCTCTTCTTTGCGAAACCCCGGCAGATCATCGAGATGAAAAACCTGGAATTTGAAGAAAAGGGCTATATGTTGATGATCCACGAAGACTACCTGCATGGGCATGAGCTTTTCAAGGAAATTGAAAAATACAGCTTTTTCGATTATGAGGTGAACGAGGCGCTGCATCTTTCCCCAAAAGAAGAACAGCTTATTTTGGAGCTTTATGCAAAAATCCAGGACGAATACGAGAATAATCCCGATGAATACAGCCGTGAAATTATGCTGAGCCATGTTTCTTCGATCCTGAAATATGCGCAGCGCTATTACAAAAGACAGTTTATCGATCGGGCGCAGGTGATCGGCAAGACAGCATCCAGGTTTAACGATCAGCTGCGCAATTATGTCAATCAGGGTCTGCTGGCAAAAAGCGGCCTGCCCAATGTGGCCTTCCTGGCCGAGCAGCTGTTTGTTTCGCCACGCTACCTCAGTGACCTGCTCAGGCAGGAAACAGGTAAGACGGCCATGGAGCTGATCCATATTTTTATGATTTCAGAAGCCAAGAATTTACTGCGCTTAGGGGAGAAGGGTGTTGCTGAAATTGCGTATGAACTTGGTTTTGAAAACCCATCCTATTTTACCCGACTTTTTAAAAAACAGACGGGAATGAAACCACTTGAATTCAGAAAGTCCCAGTTGAACTGA